A region of Lycium barbarum isolate Lr01 chromosome 1, ASM1917538v2, whole genome shotgun sequence DNA encodes the following proteins:
- the LOC132606277 gene encoding uncharacterized protein LOC132606277 isoform X3 yields MAAENERFLRKRKQNVDKHTHRKLGVDQKVEVRSDEDGFLGSWHPGTVIGCDDLIRRVKYDHLLSEDGAGNLVESVSVSPMVDGVIPADQNPVHSRGVIRPSPPPHEFGKWPLTYGLCVDFYYQDAWWEGVIFDREERNEERRVFFPEMGDEMMAPVDKLRISQDWDEVTEECEPRCSWIFLELIEEIEQLHPRLISVKQIWYEVQLKPDYDEVLKQWWTSSSIDIWRKLVKEVVHDNMKLTIKQFFSELNSSKVFVEGGQLLEFSEPALEMYIDNSTAPFTESGCKLDSPAVLPMDQDDVSHPQPVEKQSVSDGFAPATKEVQLCGNGDCWSIPPSQKEDSSVPPPSDDVAGILSSTKRKPSTFANSKPRRGRPPTKKKNSEAIAKYMSSMSSMKKFKKPPNDDIAGILSSSKSELPTFKPRRGRPPTKKKNPEAIVKYMSSMTSMKNFKKPPSDDIAGILSSSKSEPPTSKPRRGRPPTKKKKSEGQNLVGEPDSCPEALIAKYMPDKSSVKKFKKHLLHLGWKFELIMDCGIIKKNYVTPDGKVLGSLTQVCQVLEESKACRPVPPVEQSSLYESTDNSIQSPPCMEGPQTCREVPELPSTSTEETIIDPEISRQAVIDYCSPRSKGAYHKLYKLGVKIGDTTLKAKKYLAATGWKFYTVGKKDKKLRFRSPEGKLFISFRKACIWCIKKWESESQLPEHDPLLREKEPLQNGKSRLYNMTKPRKKRKHGDVRDIHTGGLPGKKSRPSLKKGDGIGSNSLACVMRSSKRARKAAPSSSNQTPRTVLSWLIDNNVVLPRAKVQYCGKKYGNPIAEGRITREGIKCNCCQKIFGLRNFEAHAGSSCHRPSANIFLEDGRSLLECQMQMKRKQSVNNTTKEPCAVEKGSRFSTNDYICSVCHYGGELILCDECPSSFHRDCLGMKEVPEGDWFCPSCCCKVCGESRFDTNRNHFTDNSVLICCQCDHKYHARCLRSKGPGKLDNYPEGNWFCNKSCELIFLGMRHLLGKPVIVGDDNLTWTLLKYIEPDDSGSDIVGYESSMENYSRLSVALNVMHECFEPVEEPHTSRDIVEDVIFSRWSELNRLNFQGFYTVLLERNDELITVATVRVYGEKVAEIPLVATQFQHRRLGMCRILIKELEKKLMELGVERLVLPAVPAVLNTWTASFGFSVMKESERVNFLDYTFLDFQGTIMCQKILQKTASPSVISSVLTEAEQTHFDNTNSKDNVELDDNTAVSEVDQGSMHR; encoded by the exons GTGAGGAGCGATGAAGATGGGTTTTTGGGTTCGTGGCACCCGGGTACTGTGATTGGTTGTGATGATTTGATTCGTCGAGTTAAATACGATCACCTTCTGTCGGAAGATGGTGCTGGCAACTTGGTAGAATCTGTAAGTGTTTCTCCTATGGTTGATGGGGTAATTCCTGCTGATCAAAATCCAGTTCACAGTCGTGGTGTGATTAGGCCTTCGCCACCTCCACATGAATTTGGAAAATGGCCTTTAACGTATGGACTGTGTGTAGATTTCTATTACCAAGATGCCTGGTGGGAAGGTGTGATTTTTGATCGTGAAGAACGGAACGAGGAGCGAAGAGTTTTCTTTCCAGAAATGGGTGATGAGATGATGGCTCCAGTGGACAAGCTTCGAATAAGTCAAGATTGGGATGAGGTTACCGAAGAATGTGAGCCTCGTTGTTCTTGGATTTTCCTTGAATTGATTGAGGAGATTGAGCAGCTACACCCGCGCTTAATCTCAGTCAAACAAATTTGGTATGAAGTGCAGCTGAAGCCTGATTATGATGAAGTTCTCAAGCAATGGTGGACGTCTTCTTCAATAGatatttggaggaaattggtgaaGGAAGTTGTGCATGATAATATGAAGTTAACTATCAAACAATTTTTTTCTGAACTGAACTCCTCAAAGGTCTTTGTAGAGGGAGGCCAATTGCTGGAATTTTCAGAACCTGCCCTTGAAATGTATATTGATAACTCGACTGCACCCTTTACTGAATCCGGTTGCAAATTAGATAGTCCGGCTGTGCTTCCTATGGATCAGGATGATGTTTCCCATCCTCAACCTGTTGAAAAGCAATCTGTTTCAGACGGTTTTGCTCCTGCCACAAAGGAAGTTCAACTGTGCGGTAATGGTGATTGTTGGTCAATTCCTCCTAGTCAAAAAGAAGATTCATCTGTACCTCCGCCTAGTGATGACGTTGCTGGTATTTTGTCCAGTACCAAGAGAAAACCATCGACTTTCGCGAATTCTAAGCCTCGCAGGGGGAGACCTCCTACAAAGAAGAAGAACTCAGAAGCAATTGCTAAGTATATGTCATCTATGTCCTCgatgaaaaaatttaagaagcCGCCTAATGATGACATTGCTGGTATTTTGTCCAGTAGCAAGAGTGAACTACCGACTTTTAAGCCTCGCAGGGGGAGACCTCCTACAAAGAAGAAGAATCCCGAAGCAATTGTTAAGTATATGTCATCTATGACCTCGATGAAAAACTTTAAGAAGCCACCTAGTGATGACATTGCTGGTATTTTGTCCAGTAGCAAGAGTGAACCACCGACTTCTAAGCCTCGCAGGGGGAGACCTCCTACAAAGAAGAAGAAATCCGAGGGGCAGAACCTGGTCGGTGAACCTGACTCTTGTCCAGAAGCGTTAATTGCTAAGTATATGCCAGATAAATCCTCGGTGAAAAAATTTAAGAAGCATCTCTTACATTTGGGCTGGAAATTTGAACTCATAATGGACTGTGGCATCATAAAGAAAAATTACGTTACTCCTGATGGAAAGGTATTAGGGTCACTTACCCAAGTTTGCCAGGTGTTGGAAGAGTCAAAAGCTTGTCGGCCCGTTCCCCCAGTTGAACAAAGTAGTTTATATGAGTCAACTGATAACTCCATCCAGTCTCCTCCTTGCATGGAAGGACCACAAACATGCAGAGAGGTGCCTGAGTTGCCATCTACTTCTACTGAAGAAACAATTATTGATCCTGAAATCAGTCGTCAAGCTGTAATTGATTACTGTTCACCGAGATCTAAAGGTGCCTATCATAAGTTGTATAAACTTGGGGTGAAGATAGGGGATACTACCCTAAAAGCTAAGAAATACCTAGCTGCAACTGGATGGAAATTCTATACTGTTGGGAAGAAAGACAAGAAATTGCGTTTCCGCTCCCCGGAAGGTAAACTTTTTATCTCTTTCCGAAAGGCTTGCATATGGTGCATAAAAAAGTGGGAATCCGAAAGCCAATTACCAGAGCATGACCCCCTGTTAAGAGAAAAAGAACCCCTTCAAAATGGTAAAAGCAGATTGTATAACATGACCAAaccaagaaagaagagaaaacatgGCGATGTAAGAGATATTCATACTGGTGGCTTGCCAGGGAAAAAATCCAGGCCTTCACTCAAAAAAGGAGATGGTATAGGATCTAATTCTTTAGCCTGTGTGATGCGATCAAGTAAAAGAGCTCGGAAGGCGGCTCCTTCTTCCTCTAATCAAACACCTCGAACAGTTTTATCTTGGTTGATAGACAATAATGTGGTCCTGCCACGTGCTAAGGTACAATATTGCGGAAAGAAGTATGGTAATCCAATTGCAGAAGGGCGGATAACTCGTGAAGGAATCAAATGCAATTGCTGCCAAAAGATATTTGGTCTTCGTAACTTTGAAGCTCATGCTGGGAGCAGTTGTCACAGACCTTCAGCAAATATATTTTTGGAGGATGGAAGGTCTCTTCTTGAGTGTCAAATGCAGATGAAACGCAAACAGAGTGTAAACAACACCACGAAAGAACCATGTGCAGTAGAAAAGGGTAGTCGTTTTAGCACAAATGACTATATATGTTCTGTGTGTCATTATGGCGGTGAATTAATTCTCTGTGATGAATGCCCTTCTTCATTTCACCGTGATTGCCTTGGGATGAAG GAGGTTCCAGAAGGTGACTGGTTTTGTCCATCATGCTGTTGTAAAGTGTGTGGTGAGAGCAGATTTGATACAAACAGAAACCACTTTACAGATAACTCCGTTCTCATTTGTTGCCAGTGTGACCATAAGT ATCATGCTCGGTGCTTGAGAAGCAAGGGTCCTGGAAAGCTGGATAATTATCCTGAAGGAAATTGGTTCTGCAACAAGAGTTGTGAGCTG atatTTTTGGGCATGCGTCATCTTTTGGGAAAGCCAGTTATAGTGGGTGATGATAACCTAACTTGGACATTGTTGAAATATATAGAACCTGATGATTCTGGTTCTGATATTGTGGGTTATGAGTCCAGCATGGAGAATTATAGCAGACTTAGTGTTGCTTTGAATGTGATGCATGAATGTTTTGAACCAGTCGAAGAACCTCACACCAGTAGAGATATTGTAGAAGATGTTATCTTTAGTAGATG GTCAGAGTTAAACCGCTTAAATTTTCAAGGTTTTTACACTGTGCTGTTGGAAAGAAATGACGAACTGATTACAGTAGCGACTGTAag AGTTTATGGAGAAAAGGTGGCAGAGATCCCTCTTGTTGCAACACAATTTCAGCACCGCCGACTTGGAATGTGTCGCATTTTAATCAAGGAGCTCGAAAAG AAACTCATGGAATTAGGAGTTGAGAGGCTAGTTTTACCAGCTGTCCCTGCTGTCCTGAACACGTGGACCGCTTCATTTGGTTTCTCAGTGATGAAAGAATCAGAGAGAGTAAACTTCTTGGATTACACTTTCCTTGATTTCCAGGGTACTATCATGTGCCAGAAGATCCTTCAAAAGACTGCTTCTCCTTCTGTGATATCGAGTGTATTAACAG AAGCCGAGCAAACACACTTTGACAATACAAATAGCAAAGACAATGTTGAATTGGATGACAACACTGCTGTCTCCGAGGTGGACCAAGGATCTATGCA CAGGTGA